The following proteins are encoded in a genomic region of Bacteroides sp.:
- the rpsQ gene encoding 30S ribosomal protein S17: METRTPRKERTGIVVSNKMEKSIVVEVQRRVKHPKYGKFVKRSSRFMAHDDKNDCNIGDTVRIMETRPLSKNKCWRLVEILERAK, from the coding sequence ATGGAAACCAGAACTCCCAGAAAAGAAAGAACGGGCATTGTGGTGAGCAACAAGATGGAGAAGTCCATCGTGGTTGAGGTTCAGCGCAGGGTAAAGCACCCCAAATACGGGAAATTTGTCAAGCGTTCGTCCCGTTTCATGGCTCATGACGACAAGAATGACTGCAATATCGGCGATACTGTACGCATCATGGAAACCCGTCCTTTGAGCAAGAATAAATGTTGGAGATTAGTTGAAATACTTGAAAGAGCGAAGTAA
- the rplN gene encoding 50S ribosomal protein L14 produces MIQQESRLAVADNSGAKEVLCIRVLGGTRRKYAGIGDKIIVTVKDALPSGNVKKGTVSKAVVVRTKKPVRRPDGSYIRFDDNAVVLLTANEEMRGTRIFGPVARELREKQFMKIVSLAPEVL; encoded by the coding sequence ATGATACAACAAGAATCCAGACTAGCGGTAGCGGACAACAGCGGGGCAAAGGAAGTTCTTTGCATTCGTGTGCTTGGAGGGACCCGGCGCAAATATGCCGGTATTGGCGATAAAATTATCGTGACGGTTAAAGATGCGCTTCCTTCGGGCAACGTTAAGAAAGGTACCGTTTCGAAGGCTGTAGTGGTTCGCACCAAAAAGCCTGTTCGCCGGCCCGATGGCAGCTATATCCGCTTTGACGACAATGCAGTAGTGCTTTTAACTGCAAACGAAGAGATGCGCGGTACCCGTATTTTTGGGCCCGTTGCTCGCGAGTTGCGTGAAAAGCAGTTTATGAAAATTGTTTCTTTGGCACCCGAAGTGCTTTAA
- the rplX gene encoding 50S ribosomal protein L24, with the protein MQAKLHIKKGDAVKVIAGNEKGSQGKVLEVYPEKLRALVEGVNMVSKHTKPNAANPQGGIIKKEAPIHISNLMVIDGKGNATRIGRKLNDKGKLERYSKKTGEVIK; encoded by the coding sequence ATGCAAGCCAAATTACACATAAAAAAAGGAGATGCCGTAAAGGTAATTGCCGGGAATGAAAAAGGCTCCCAAGGCAAAGTGCTGGAGGTATATCCTGAAAAACTTAGGGCGCTGGTAGAGGGCGTAAACATGGTGTCGAAGCATACCAAGCCCAATGCAGCCAACCCCCAGGGAGGCATCATCAAGAAAGAAGCTCCCATACATATTTCTAACCTTATGGTGATTGATGGGAAAGGCAATGCCACCCGGATCGGCCGTAAGCTTAATGACAAAGGTAAACTGGAACGTTATTCCAAAAAGACAGGGGAGGTAATTAAGTAA
- the rplE gene encoding 50S ribosomal protein L5, translated as MSYIPRLKQKYTEEIIPALMQEFQYKSQMQAPKLLKISLNQGVGDAITDKKIIESALEEMTQISGQKAVPTKSKKDISNFKLRRGMPIGVRVTLRGDRMYEFLDRLVAVSLPRIRDFKGINEKGFDGRGNFTLGVPEQIIFPEINIDKVTRIGGMDITFVTSARTDKEAFALLREFGVPFKNLKK; from the coding sequence ATGAGCTATATCCCGAGACTTAAACAAAAATATACTGAGGAAATTATTCCTGCGTTGATGCAGGAATTCCAGTATAAGAGCCAGATGCAAGCTCCCAAGCTTTTAAAGATCAGCCTTAACCAGGGTGTTGGAGATGCTATTACCGATAAAAAAATCATTGAATCAGCCCTGGAAGAAATGACCCAAATCTCAGGCCAGAAAGCTGTTCCCACCAAGTCAAAGAAAGACATCTCCAACTTTAAACTTAGAAGGGGGATGCCCATTGGCGTTCGCGTCACCCTGCGGGGCGACCGCATGTACGAATTTCTTGACAGGTTGGTAGCTGTATCACTTCCCAGGATCCGCGACTTTAAAGGGATTAATGAGAAAGGTTTCGACGGCCGGGGTAACTTTACCCTGGGCGTGCCTGAACAAATCATCTTCCCGGAGATCAACATTGACAAAGTAACCCGCATCGGGGGTATGGACATCACTTTTGTGACCAGTGCCAGGACCGATAAGGAAGCTTTTGCTTTGCTTCGTGAATTTGGTGTTCCATTCAAGAACCTAAAAAAATAA
- the rpsN gene encoding 30S ribosomal protein S14, whose product MAKESIKARELKRAKLVAKYAAKRAELKAQGDYEALQKLPKNASPVRLHNRCKLTGRPKGYMRQFGISRINFREMANNGLIPGVTKASW is encoded by the coding sequence ATGGCAAAAGAGTCAATCAAAGCCCGTGAGCTCAAGAGAGCAAAACTGGTAGCCAAGTACGCTGCGAAAAGAGCCGAATTGAAAGCCCAGGGTGATTACGAAGCCTTGCAGAAACTTCCCAAGAATGCATCGCCCGTGCGCCTGCACAACCGCTGTAAATTGACCGGCCGCCCCAAAGGCTATATGCGCCAGTTTGGGATCAGCCGTATCAATTTCCGCGAGATGGCCAACAACGGTCTTATCCCTGGTGTTACAAAAGCCAGCTGGTAG
- the rpsH gene encoding 30S ribosomal protein S8, producing the protein MVTDPIADYLTRIRNAVKANHRIVEIPASNLKKGITKILFEKGYILNYKFEDEIKPAMIKIALKYHPVTKVAAINEITRISKPGLRQYCSADELPRVLNGLGIAIISTSKGLITDKEARELKVGGEIICYVS; encoded by the coding sequence ATGGTAACCGATCCAATTGCAGATTATCTGACCAGAATAAGGAATGCCGTGAAGGCCAATCACAGGATTGTAGAAATTCCTGCATCGAATCTCAAGAAGGGGATCACCAAAATTCTTTTTGAAAAGGGCTACATTCTCAACTACAAATTTGAAGATGAGATAAAGCCCGCTATGATTAAGATTGCCTTGAAATACCACCCGGTAACCAAGGTGGCTGCTATTAATGAAATTACCAGGATAAGTAAGCCTGGTTTGCGTCAGTATTGCAGCGCCGATGAGTTGCCCCGTGTACTCAATGGTCTTGGCATAGCCATCATTTCCACTTCCAAAGGTTTGATCACTGATAAAGAAGCCCGCGAACTTAAGGTGGGCGGTGAAATCATTTGTTACGTAAGCTAA
- the rplF gene encoding 50S ribosomal protein L6: protein MSRIGKLPISLPAGVSVQVSDNNVVTVKGPKGELKQAVDKDIKISVVDGTLHVERPSEQKRHKALHGLYRSLINNMVIGVSEGYKIVQELVGVGYKASNDGNLLELSLGYSHNIFFELPQEIKVQTITERGKNPTIILESHDKQLIGQVAAKIRSLRKPEPYKGKGIRFQGEILRRKAGKAAGAK, encoded by the coding sequence ATGTCAAGAATAGGAAAATTACCCATAAGCCTGCCCGCAGGAGTAAGCGTTCAGGTATCCGATAACAATGTTGTGACCGTAAAAGGTCCCAAAGGCGAACTGAAACAAGCTGTCGACAAGGATATTAAAATCAGTGTTGTTGACGGCACACTGCATGTTGAACGTCCCTCGGAACAGAAAAGGCATAAAGCCCTTCACGGTCTTTACCGCTCCCTGATCAACAATATGGTGATAGGAGTGTCTGAAGGTTATAAAATTGTCCAGGAACTCGTTGGCGTTGGTTACAAGGCCTCGAATGATGGCAATCTGCTCGAGTTATCCCTGGGATATTCGCATAACATCTTCTTTGAGTTGCCTCAAGAGATAAAAGTGCAAACGATTACTGAAAGGGGTAAAAACCCGACCATCATTCTCGAATCGCACGATAAGCAGCTGATCGGACAGGTAGCGGCCAAGATCCGTTCCCTCCGTAAACCTGAGCCTTACAAAGGTAAAGGGATCCGCTTCCAGGGTGAAATTCTTCGCCGGAAGGCTGGTAAAGCCGCTGGTGCTAAGTAA
- the rplR gene encoding 50S ribosomal protein L18 produces the protein MATNKKLNRRTKIKYRIRKKVNGTADRPRLTVFRSNKGIYAQVINDLEGRTLVSASSMSKELADKKMTKTETAKEVGKLLAGKASEAGIEKVVFDRNGYLYHGRVKSLAEGAREGGLKF, from the coding sequence ATGGCAACAAATAAGAAACTTAATAGAAGGACAAAGATAAAATACCGTATCCGGAAGAAAGTGAACGGCACAGCCGATCGTCCCCGTTTGACGGTATTCCGTAGTAATAAAGGCATTTATGCCCAGGTGATCAACGACCTGGAAGGCCGCACCCTGGTATCAGCTTCTTCTATGTCGAAGGAACTGGCCGACAAGAAAATGACCAAAACCGAAACTGCCAAGGAAGTAGGCAAACTGCTTGCTGGAAAAGCTTCAGAAGCAGGTATTGAAAAGGTTGTTTTCGATCGTAATGGGTATCTGTATCACGGAAGAGTTAAATCATTGGCAGAAGGCGCCCGCGAAGGCGGCTTAAAATTCTAA
- the rpsE gene encoding 30S ribosomal protein S5: protein MTNANIKKVKSSEIEFKDRLVSIQRVTKVTKGGRTFSFSAIVVVGNENGVVGYGLGKAKEVTTAISKGIDDAKKHLIKVPVHKGTIPHTQEGKYSGARVLIKPASHGTGVIAGGAMRAVLESVGVTDVLAKSKGSSNPHSVVKATIDALTKLRDPFMVAQQRGVEVNKVFKG, encoded by the coding sequence ATGACAAACGCGAATATCAAGAAAGTAAAGTCAAGCGAGATTGAATTTAAGGACCGGCTGGTAAGCATCCAGCGTGTTACCAAGGTAACCAAAGGTGGCCGTACTTTTAGTTTTTCTGCCATTGTTGTTGTTGGTAACGAGAACGGCGTGGTTGGTTACGGACTTGGGAAAGCCAAAGAGGTTACCACCGCCATTAGCAAAGGTATTGATGATGCCAAGAAGCATTTGATTAAGGTTCCTGTGCACAAGGGTACCATACCTCACACTCAGGAGGGTAAGTACAGCGGTGCCAGGGTTCTGATCAAACCAGCTTCCCACGGTACCGGTGTTATCGCTGGTGGCGCCATGCGTGCCGTATTGGAGAGCGTTGGTGTAACCGACGTGCTCGCCAAATCCAAAGGATCCTCAAACCCTCATAGTGTTGTGAAGGCTACCATTGACGCCCTGACGAAACTGAGGGATCCTTTTATGGTTGCTCAGCAGCGCGGTGTAGAGGTCAACAAAGTTTTTAAAGGCTAA
- the rpmD gene encoding 50S ribosomal protein L30 produces MKKYKIVQVKSAIRRPERQKRTLIALGLRKLNNPIIVDGSPQVEGMINAVKHLLHVEEVTE; encoded by the coding sequence ATGAAGAAATACAAAATAGTTCAGGTAAAAAGCGCTATTCGCCGACCCGAACGTCAGAAAAGAACATTGATTGCCCTAGGATTGCGTAAGCTCAACAACCCTATTATCGTAGACGGAAGCCCGCAGGTGGAAGGGATGATCAATGCCGTGAAGCACTTGCTCCATGTGGAAGAAGTGACCGAATAA
- the rplO gene encoding 50S ribosomal protein L15 has translation MDLSNLKPAKGSVKSRKRIGRGEGSGRGGTSTRGHKGAQSRSGYSRKAGFEGGQMPLARRLPKFGFKNPNRVEYAGINLDVIQKLAEEKGLEMIDVNVMLENGLVSKKDLVKVLGRGKLTAKVDVTAHAFSAAAAKAIEANGGKVNKI, from the coding sequence ATGGATTTAAGCAATCTTAAACCAGCAAAAGGTTCCGTAAAAAGCAGAAAGCGTATTGGACGAGGAGAAGGATCAGGCAGAGGCGGAACTTCCACAAGGGGGCATAAAGGAGCACAATCACGTTCAGGCTATAGCCGAAAGGCTGGTTTCGAAGGTGGTCAGATGCCCCTGGCCAGGCGCCTTCCCAAATTTGGTTTTAAAAACCCCAACCGCGTTGAATACGCCGGTATCAATCTGGATGTGATCCAGAAACTGGCTGAAGAAAAAGGCCTTGAGATGATCGACGTCAATGTGATGTTGGAAAATGGTCTTGTTTCAAAGAAAGACCTGGTGAAAGTTTTGGGACGCGGTAAACTCACTGCTAAAGTGGATGTTACAGCCCATGCTTTTTCGGCAGCTGCCGCCAAAGCCATCGAAGCCAATGGAGGAAAAGTAAACAAGATTTAA